Proteins encoded by one window of Streptomyces sp. LX-29:
- a CDS encoding bi-domain-containing oxidoreductase — MKQVVQNYKSGELAVLDVPVPGCKPGGVLVRTAYSLISTGTELMKVSEAGMSMLGKARSRPDQVAKVMQSVATNGLPATYRKVMGKLDSYTPLGYSLCGVVEQVGAGIDDVKVGDLVACAGNEHALHAELNWVPKNLYTPVPDGLAPRHAAFGTVGSIAMQGVRQGEPQLGEVALVIGLGLIGQLVVQLLTASGVRVVGVDPDPARCGLAERLGAAACGDPASAAVAAAVAELTDGHGVDQVYLAAGGGSNQPVELAAELSRDRGRVVDIGKCRLDLPWNAYYEKELDVRFSRSYGPGRYDPEYELDGRDYPIGYVRWTERRNLACFLDLVARGRVDVEPLVSHIADFDDAVETYQRLKDGDLKAVAVLFRYPEPAGEVAAPEVAVPTVKPRSGTVSTPARSGTSPVRLAFVGAGNYATSMLLPHLAGRDGVELSTVVTTTALSAANAQRKFGFAEATTDLDAVLGDTSIDAVFVVTRHSSHAELTRKALLADKTVFVEKPLALTEDELTGVLAAVEESGNDRLQVGFNRRFAPLLQEARQRFGARTGPASLRYLVNAGRLQPGSWYLRQGTEGSRFVGEGGHFIDTASWLLGADPVSVYAVAPSGTEDLQIVLHYPDGSTATISYVTTGAPGFPKETLDLVADGKVLRLDDFVRASVYSRKRWVSSRLPKARDKGQSAELAAFIKAVRTGGPMPVPLQSLVATTSATLAVRAGLAGGAPVTLARAR, encoded by the coding sequence GTGAAACAGGTTGTGCAGAACTACAAGAGCGGCGAGCTGGCGGTGCTCGACGTGCCGGTGCCGGGGTGCAAGCCGGGCGGTGTGCTGGTCAGAACCGCCTACTCGCTGATATCCACCGGGACCGAGCTCATGAAGGTGTCCGAGGCCGGCATGTCGATGCTGGGCAAGGCCCGCTCCCGGCCGGACCAGGTGGCCAAGGTCATGCAGAGCGTGGCCACCAACGGGCTGCCCGCCACCTACCGCAAGGTGATGGGCAAGCTGGACTCCTACACGCCGCTCGGCTACTCGCTGTGCGGGGTGGTCGAGCAGGTCGGCGCCGGGATCGACGATGTGAAGGTCGGCGACCTCGTGGCCTGCGCAGGCAACGAGCACGCGCTGCACGCCGAGCTGAACTGGGTGCCGAAGAACCTCTACACCCCGGTGCCGGACGGCCTCGCGCCGCGCCACGCGGCCTTCGGCACCGTCGGGTCGATCGCGATGCAGGGCGTCCGCCAGGGCGAGCCGCAGCTCGGCGAGGTGGCGCTGGTCATCGGCCTCGGGCTGATCGGGCAGCTGGTCGTGCAGCTCCTCACCGCGTCGGGAGTCCGCGTCGTCGGGGTCGACCCCGACCCGGCGCGCTGCGGGCTCGCCGAGCGCCTGGGCGCCGCGGCCTGCGGCGATCCCGCCTCCGCGGCCGTGGCGGCCGCCGTCGCCGAACTCACCGACGGTCACGGCGTGGACCAGGTGTACCTGGCCGCCGGCGGCGGCAGCAACCAGCCCGTCGAACTGGCCGCCGAGTTGAGCCGGGACCGCGGCCGGGTCGTCGACATCGGCAAGTGCCGCCTGGACCTGCCGTGGAACGCGTACTACGAGAAGGAGCTCGACGTCCGGTTCTCCCGCAGTTACGGCCCCGGGCGCTACGACCCGGAGTACGAGCTCGACGGGCGGGACTACCCGATCGGCTATGTGCGCTGGACCGAGCGCCGCAACCTGGCGTGTTTCCTCGATCTCGTCGCCCGCGGCCGCGTCGACGTGGAGCCCCTGGTCTCCCACATCGCCGACTTCGACGACGCCGTCGAGACGTACCAGCGCCTGAAGGACGGCGACCTGAAGGCCGTGGCGGTGCTGTTCCGGTACCCCGAACCCGCGGGGGAGGTGGCGGCCCCGGAGGTGGCCGTGCCCACGGTGAAGCCACGCAGCGGCACCGTGTCCACCCCCGCCCGGTCCGGCACGTCACCCGTGCGCCTCGCGTTCGTCGGCGCGGGAAACTACGCGACCTCGATGCTGCTGCCGCACCTGGCCGGGCGCGACGGCGTCGAGCTGTCGACCGTGGTCACCACCACGGCGCTGTCCGCGGCCAACGCCCAGCGGAAGTTCGGCTTCGCCGAGGCGACCACCGACCTCGACGCCGTGCTCGGCGACACGTCCATCGACGCGGTGTTCGTGGTCACCCGACACAGCTCGCACGCCGAACTGACCCGCAAGGCGCTCCTCGCGGACAAGACGGTGTTCGTGGAGAAGCCCCTGGCCCTCACCGAGGACGAGCTGACCGGTGTGCTCGCGGCGGTGGAGGAGTCCGGCAACGACCGGTTGCAGGTGGGCTTCAACCGCCGGTTCGCGCCGCTCTTACAGGAGGCCAGACAGCGGTTCGGCGCCCGGACCGGCCCGGCGAGCCTCCGCTACCTGGTCAACGCGGGCCGGTTGCAGCCCGGCAGCTGGTACCTCCGACAGGGCACCGAGGGATCACGGTTCGTCGGCGAGGGCGGACACTTCATCGACACGGCGAGCTGGCTGCTCGGGGCCGACCCGGTATCGGTGTACGCGGTCGCCCCGTCCGGCACCGAGGACCTCCAGATCGTGCTGCACTACCCGGACGGGTCCACCGCCACCATCAGCTACGTCACCACGGGTGCGCCCGGCTTCCCCAAGGAGACGCTGGACCTGGTCGCGGACGGCAAGGTGCTGCGGCTCGACGACTTCGTCCGCGCCTCGGTGTACAGCCGTAAGCGGTGGGTCAGTTCGCGGCTGCCCAAGGCCCGGGACAAGGGCCAGTCCGCCGAGCTGGCCGCGTTCATCAAGGCCGTGCGGACCGGCGGGCCGATGCCAGTGCCGCTTCAGTCGCTGGTCGCCACCACGTCGGCCACCCTCGCCGTGCGGGCCGGCCTGGCCGGCGGCGCGCCGGTGACGTTGGCGAGGGCACGATGA
- a CDS encoding alginate lyase family protein — translation MTVSSGSPGWYLRRLSRMGPREVGGRVSDAVRRRRWRSARPDCPSVTGARFTAVLPAGTLAAVPPDAAKRLIAEADRLMAGHAEYFGVDRDDLADPDWWRDPKTGRRAPWGYAFDVPYRDEDAVGDIKQIWELSRHQYLTVLAAAYAITGNERYAERVAEHLRLWWAANAPLRGVHWISGIELGIRLLSWVWIRRLLDGWPGAPGLFEDNPVALNQIWHHQRWLAAFPSRGSSANNHVIAEAAGQFAAACAFGWFPSSARWRADALRSLERHLCGNTFDSGLNRELATEYHGLVLELGLAAVAEADAAGVPVPASVRRVLLRMTDALAAIVDNRLRPPRQGDADDGHGLVVDGAGTDRWASLLATGDAVFGRLDWWPAVTGTDVRTPLLAALIRPYPKSGTAAAVTRPPSRPGHFADAGLTILRGPGEIWCRCDGGPHGFLSIAAHAHADALSVEVRHDGVDVLADPGTFCYHGQPEWRQYFRSTLGHNTLQLDGGDQSVSGGPFLWTRHARSRVLVADTSEASDGGTARWCAEHDGYQGSVHRRRVELTAASRELRVVDEVRGPRRAVRLAFHLGPAIAADLVGDRAQLTWTRDGEDRSAVLALPGQLCWRAHRGETDPPLGWYSAGFGRKEPTTTLVGTGFADGAALWGDFTTVLRFHG, via the coding sequence ATGACGGTGAGCTCGGGGAGTCCGGGCTGGTACCTGCGACGCCTTTCCCGGATGGGACCGCGGGAGGTCGGCGGCCGGGTGAGCGACGCGGTGCGCAGGCGGCGGTGGCGGTCGGCGCGGCCCGACTGCCCGAGCGTGACCGGTGCCCGGTTCACCGCGGTGCTGCCCGCCGGGACGCTCGCCGCCGTGCCGCCGGACGCCGCGAAGCGTCTCATCGCCGAGGCCGACCGGCTGATGGCCGGGCACGCCGAGTACTTCGGCGTGGACCGCGACGACCTGGCCGACCCGGACTGGTGGCGCGACCCGAAGACGGGGCGCCGCGCTCCGTGGGGCTACGCCTTCGACGTGCCGTACCGCGACGAGGACGCGGTCGGGGACATCAAGCAGATCTGGGAGCTGTCCCGGCATCAGTACCTCACCGTGCTCGCCGCCGCCTACGCGATCACCGGGAACGAGCGGTACGCCGAGCGCGTGGCCGAGCACCTGCGGCTGTGGTGGGCGGCCAACGCGCCGCTGCGCGGAGTGCACTGGATCAGCGGCATCGAGCTGGGCATCCGGCTGCTGTCCTGGGTGTGGATCCGTCGGCTGCTCGACGGCTGGCCGGGCGCGCCCGGGCTGTTCGAGGACAACCCGGTGGCGCTGAACCAGATCTGGCACCACCAGCGCTGGCTGGCCGCCTTCCCCAGCCGGGGGTCCTCGGCCAACAACCACGTCATCGCCGAGGCCGCCGGGCAGTTCGCCGCAGCCTGCGCTTTCGGGTGGTTCCCCTCCTCGGCGCGCTGGCGAGCCGACGCGCTGCGGTCGCTGGAGCGGCACCTGTGCGGCAACACCTTCGACTCCGGCCTCAACCGCGAGCTGGCCACCGAGTACCACGGACTCGTGCTGGAGCTCGGCCTGGCCGCGGTGGCCGAGGCGGATGCCGCAGGCGTGCCGGTCCCCGCGTCCGTCCGCCGTGTGCTGCTGCGGATGACCGACGCGCTCGCGGCCATCGTGGACAACCGGTTGCGGCCGCCGCGCCAGGGGGACGCGGACGACGGGCACGGTCTGGTCGTGGACGGCGCGGGCACCGACCGCTGGGCCTCGCTCCTCGCCACCGGGGACGCCGTGTTCGGCCGGCTCGACTGGTGGCCGGCCGTGACCGGCACCGATGTGCGCACCCCGCTGCTCGCCGCGCTCATCCGGCCGTACCCGAAAAGCGGAACCGCCGCGGCCGTGACCCGCCCGCCAAGCCGACCAGGCCACTTCGCCGACGCGGGGCTCACCATCCTGCGCGGTCCGGGGGAGATCTGGTGCCGCTGCGACGGCGGTCCGCACGGCTTCCTGTCCATCGCCGCGCACGCCCACGCGGACGCGCTGTCCGTGGAGGTCCGGCACGACGGCGTCGACGTGCTCGCCGACCCGGGGACGTTCTGCTACCACGGGCAGCCCGAGTGGCGGCAGTACTTCCGGTCCACCCTCGGCCACAACACCCTGCAACTGGATGGCGGTGACCAGTCCGTCTCCGGCGGCCCGTTCCTCTGGACCCGGCATGCCCGCAGCCGCGTCCTGGTCGCGGACACCTCCGAAGCCTCCGACGGGGGGACGGCCCGCTGGTGTGCCGAGCACGACGGTTACCAGGGCTCCGTGCACCGCCGCCGGGTGGAGCTGACGGCCGCGAGCCGGGAGCTGCGGGTGGTCGACGAGGTGCGCGGCCCGCGCCGGGCCGTGCGCCTGGCGTTCCACCTCGGCCCGGCGATCGCCGCGGACCTGGTGGGGGACCGGGCACAGCTCACCTGGACCCGGGACGGCGAGGACCGCTCCGCGGTGCTCGCCCTGCCCGGTCAGCTGTGCTGGCGGGCGCACCGCGGCGAGACCGACCCGCCGCTGGGCTGGTACTCCGCCGGCTTCGGGCGCAAGGAACCCACCACAACGCTGGTCGGCACCGGATTCGCCGACGGCGCTGCGCTGTGGGGGGATTTCACCACCGTACTCAGGTTCCACGGTTAG
- a CDS encoding right-handed parallel beta-helix repeat-containing protein codes for MGITWRHRALPVAALALALLAATGCESTPAAPPEPTAAPSTSAARSVARVCAEPAAGPGKAPAGAVTVDPAVVGDLAAKTRSSPPHTTFWLAPGKHRLEPERYAQVMPKKGNRYLGAPGAVLDGRKINQYAFSGSARDVTIRHLTVQRFVAPHDEGVVNHDMADGWVIEHAKVQYNSGAGLMAGARQQVRASCLRGNGQYGMNAYKTGDSIRGLVVEGNEIVGNNTGDWERKRPGCGCTGGVKFWAVDGADIRGNWVHDNRGVGLWADNNNNDFRIENNVLEANDGAALMYETSYNAVIRNNTIRRNNWVEGRKGADRGDDFPYATVYVSESGGEPRIKARTDKIEIYRNVLEDNWNGITLWENADRFCNSPANTSTGYCTLLVKDTDRCARPAIATAPLYADCRWKTQRVDIHGNRFVLDTSVVRCTVECGHMAVLANYGTYPNWSPYKGKRVAEAITHQQHNRWHDNVYCGPWSFVAGDPGRKLGPGQWQSTPHRQDAGSTFAPQAGG; via the coding sequence GTGGGGATCACGTGGCGGCACCGGGCGTTGCCGGTGGCAGCGCTGGCGCTGGCCCTGCTGGCGGCGACCGGCTGTGAGAGCACGCCGGCCGCGCCGCCGGAGCCGACCGCCGCGCCGTCCACGTCCGCGGCACGGTCGGTGGCCCGGGTGTGCGCCGAGCCCGCGGCCGGTCCTGGGAAGGCACCGGCGGGCGCGGTGACGGTCGACCCCGCGGTGGTCGGTGACCTGGCCGCGAAGACCAGGAGCAGCCCCCCGCACACGACGTTCTGGCTTGCGCCGGGCAAGCACCGGCTCGAACCGGAGCGCTACGCCCAGGTCATGCCCAAGAAGGGGAACCGCTACCTCGGCGCGCCCGGCGCGGTGCTCGACGGCCGGAAGATCAACCAGTACGCGTTCAGCGGCAGCGCCCGCGACGTCACCATCCGCCACCTGACCGTGCAGCGTTTCGTCGCGCCGCACGACGAGGGTGTGGTCAACCACGACATGGCCGACGGGTGGGTGATCGAGCACGCGAAGGTCCAGTACAACTCCGGTGCCGGGCTGATGGCCGGTGCCCGCCAGCAGGTCCGCGCCAGCTGTCTGCGCGGCAACGGACAGTACGGAATGAACGCGTACAAGACCGGTGACTCCATCCGTGGCCTGGTGGTCGAGGGCAACGAGATCGTGGGCAACAACACCGGCGACTGGGAGCGGAAGCGGCCGGGCTGCGGCTGCACCGGAGGCGTCAAGTTCTGGGCCGTCGACGGCGCCGACATCCGCGGCAACTGGGTGCACGACAACCGCGGAGTCGGGTTGTGGGCGGACAACAACAACAACGACTTCCGCATCGAGAACAACGTCCTCGAGGCCAACGACGGTGCCGCGTTGATGTACGAGACCAGCTACAACGCGGTCATCCGGAACAACACGATCCGGCGGAACAACTGGGTCGAGGGCCGCAAGGGCGCCGACCGCGGCGACGACTTCCCGTACGCGACCGTCTACGTGTCCGAGTCGGGTGGCGAACCACGGATCAAAGCCCGCACGGACAAGATCGAGATCTACCGGAACGTGCTGGAGGACAACTGGAACGGCATCACCCTGTGGGAGAACGCCGACCGGTTCTGCAACAGCCCCGCCAACACCTCGACCGGTTACTGCACGTTGCTGGTGAAGGACACCGACCGCTGCGCGCGCCCGGCCATCGCCACCGCACCGCTCTACGCCGACTGCCGGTGGAAGACCCAGCGGGTGGACATCCACGGCAACCGCTTCGTCCTGGACACGTCCGTCGTCAGGTGCACGGTGGAGTGCGGCCACATGGCGGTCCTCGCCAACTACGGCACCTATCCGAACTGGTCGCCGTACAAGGGCAAGCGGGTGGCTGAGGCGATCACCCACCAGCAGCACAACCGCTGGCACGACAACGTCTACTGCGGACCGTGGAGCTTCGTCGCAGGCGACCCGGGTCGGAAACTCGGCCCCGGGCAGTGGCAGAGCACGCCGCACCGGCAGGACGCCGGCAGCACCTTCGCCCCACAGGCCGGTGGTTGA
- a CDS encoding O-antigen ligase domain-containing protein translates to MGGDLTRGGPPGRPDTAGTQTDAAPRPAGTPKAVGIVWALLALNTLGSAGAKTVIPLPRSLIQMATMGALVTAFALALALNLRLRIRPSAFVFLLTLLLVPSVISSVNLEVGYGALFRCARLALFVGTLWLLSRWWDGSLTFVRYHIRMYFAVLVLVAAGLVVSPGTAMPEYYGGRLVGALWPLTPPQIGQYAAVVIGLTVLLVLGRHTTGAGAAVIIVPSLVLLVLTHTRTATLGLLIGLVLAIGSLVPTSAAARRFFAWTVVCATVAAVAFSSALRTWYLRGQSQENLSNLTGRAKVWDALLAAPRTTGEKVFGVGLSDKSFGGLPIDNSWLAVYHEQGLIGVAIVAVMITVLGGVALLRPPSLPRACAIFLIGYCAISSYTEAGLGDASPYLLHLALAASLLVAPAQATPLSTAAVPRRRIPRWARR, encoded by the coding sequence TTGGGCGGGGACCTGACGCGCGGTGGGCCGCCGGGCCGACCGGACACAGCGGGCACCCAGACCGATGCCGCACCACGCCCTGCCGGCACACCGAAGGCCGTCGGGATCGTCTGGGCGTTGCTGGCCCTCAACACGCTCGGCTCAGCCGGGGCGAAGACCGTCATCCCGCTGCCCCGTTCCCTCATCCAGATGGCCACCATGGGCGCGCTGGTCACCGCGTTCGCGCTGGCGCTCGCGCTCAACCTCCGCCTGCGCATCCGACCCAGCGCCTTCGTGTTCCTGCTCACCCTGCTCCTGGTGCCGAGCGTGATCTCCAGCGTGAACCTGGAGGTCGGGTACGGCGCGCTGTTCCGCTGCGCCCGCCTCGCGCTCTTCGTCGGCACGCTGTGGCTGCTCAGCCGCTGGTGGGACGGCAGCCTGACGTTCGTCCGATACCACATCCGGATGTACTTCGCGGTGCTCGTGCTGGTGGCCGCGGGCCTGGTCGTCTCGCCGGGCACGGCCATGCCCGAGTACTACGGCGGACGCCTGGTCGGCGCGTTGTGGCCGCTCACCCCGCCGCAGATCGGACAGTACGCCGCGGTGGTCATCGGGCTCACCGTGCTGCTCGTCCTCGGCCGCCACACCACCGGGGCAGGCGCGGCGGTGATCATCGTGCCGTCACTCGTCCTGCTGGTGTTGACCCATACCCGCACGGCCACGCTCGGCCTGCTCATCGGGTTGGTGCTGGCGATCGGCTCGCTCGTCCCGACCAGCGCCGCCGCCCGCCGGTTCTTCGCCTGGACGGTGGTGTGCGCCACGGTGGCCGCAGTGGCGTTCAGCTCCGCGCTGCGGACCTGGTACCTGCGCGGACAGAGCCAGGAGAACCTCTCCAACCTCACCGGTCGGGCCAAGGTCTGGGACGCCCTGCTCGCGGCGCCCCGGACCACCGGGGAGAAGGTGTTCGGCGTGGGCCTGAGCGACAAGTCGTTCGGCGGGCTGCCGATCGACAACAGCTGGCTGGCCGTCTACCACGAGCAGGGTCTGATCGGCGTCGCCATCGTGGCAGTGATGATCACCGTCCTGGGCGGCGTCGCGCTGCTGCGGCCACCGTCGCTGCCGAGGGCCTGCGCGATCTTCCTGATCGGCTACTGCGCGATCTCGTCGTACACCGAGGCCGGTCTGGGCGACGCCTCGCCGTATCTGCTGCATCTGGCCCTGGCGGCCTCGCTCCTCGTGGCACCTGCCCAGGCCACGCCCCTGTCGACGGCCGCGGTGCCGCGACGACGTATCCCGCGATGGGCCCGGAGGTGA
- a CDS encoding glycosyltransferase, which produces MHVLVVHNRYSSKQPSGENRVVDEEVGLLRAAGHRVDLFERRSDDIAARSLLGKAAVPLLVPWNPAVRAELTARLRTERPDVVHVHNVFPLLSPAVLAACADAGVPVVATLHNYTQVCPPGTLHRDGKSCTECVGSTASLPAVRHGCYRNSRLATVPLAVSLSVNRRRWWSGVERFFCISAAQRDVLVRSGMPPERLAVKHNFVPDPGARRTGDGEHLLFLGRLAEAKGVRLLMAAWDEVAASGGVGVPLVLAGAGPLEGEVTAWAAGRDDVRYVGLYDPAQCRRAVARSVAVVAPSMALETFGLVVAEAMAAGVPAVAAGHGAFVELVEDGVTGLLHQPGEPASLASCLSRIAAEPGRNREMGQAARRRYEQGFSPAVGLERLVEGYRTAIAGRSGGADGAPPTGNGSNGSRRGARASRDGGSR; this is translated from the coding sequence ATGCACGTCCTTGTGGTGCACAACCGCTATTCCTCGAAGCAGCCGAGCGGAGAGAACAGAGTCGTCGACGAGGAGGTGGGGCTGCTGCGCGCGGCCGGCCACCGGGTCGACCTCTTCGAACGACGCAGCGACGACATCGCCGCCCGCTCCCTCCTCGGCAAGGCCGCGGTGCCCCTGCTGGTGCCGTGGAACCCGGCGGTCCGCGCGGAGCTCACCGCCCGGCTGCGCACCGAGCGACCGGACGTGGTGCACGTCCACAACGTCTTCCCGCTCCTGTCGCCCGCGGTCCTCGCCGCCTGCGCCGACGCCGGCGTGCCCGTCGTCGCCACGCTGCACAACTACACCCAGGTCTGCCCGCCCGGCACCCTGCACCGGGACGGAAAGTCGTGCACCGAGTGCGTCGGGTCGACGGCGTCGCTGCCCGCCGTACGGCACGGCTGCTACCGGAACTCCCGGCTGGCGACGGTGCCGCTCGCGGTCAGCCTGTCGGTCAACCGGCGGCGGTGGTGGTCCGGCGTGGAGCGGTTCTTCTGCATCTCCGCCGCGCAGCGCGACGTCCTGGTGCGCTCCGGCATGCCACCCGAGCGGCTGGCGGTGAAGCACAACTTCGTGCCCGACCCGGGCGCCCGCCGAACCGGCGATGGCGAGCATCTGCTCTTCCTCGGACGGCTCGCGGAGGCCAAGGGCGTACGGCTGCTCATGGCCGCGTGGGACGAGGTCGCAGCGAGCGGCGGTGTGGGCGTGCCGCTCGTGCTCGCCGGCGCGGGGCCGCTGGAGGGAGAGGTCACCGCCTGGGCGGCGGGCCGGGACGACGTGCGGTACGTCGGTCTGTACGACCCGGCTCAGTGCCGGCGGGCCGTCGCGCGGTCGGTCGCCGTGGTGGCTCCCTCGATGGCCCTGGAGACGTTCGGCCTGGTGGTCGCGGAGGCGATGGCGGCGGGGGTTCCGGCCGTCGCCGCCGGTCACGGCGCCTTCGTCGAACTCGTCGAGGACGGGGTCACCGGGCTGCTGCACCAGCCGGGCGAGCCCGCCTCGCTCGCGTCCTGCCTAAGCCGGATCGCGGCCGAGCCCGGCCGCAACCGGGAGATGGGCCAGGCGGCCCGGCGCCGTTACGAGCAGGGTTTCAGCCCGGCCGTCGGCCTGGAGCGCCTGGTGGAGGGGTACCGCACCGCGATCGCGGGTCGGTCGGGCGGCGCGGACGGCGCGCCGCCGACAGGGAACGGAAGCAACGGCTCGCGGCGGGGGGCCCGTGCGAGCAGGGATGGGGGAAGTAGATGA
- a CDS encoding class I SAM-dependent methyltransferase — MTRCRLCGSATLASVVDLGATPPCESFLAADRLDQPEPAYPLHLRVCTDCWLAQIPPLITPEETFTQYAYFSSYSTSWVEHARTFVADAAERVGLGPDAFVVEVASNDGYLLKHVVDRGIRCLGIEPSVNVGAAAREKGVPTLTEFLTPETGTAVRAEHGPADLVVANNVYAHIPDVVGFTQGLRALVAEDGWVSIEVQHLLTLIEQNQYDTIYHEHFQYYTVASAIRALASGGLSLVDVELLPTHGGSIRLWARPTEVAGEPNPRVADVLAREKAAGLQELSGYTEFSARVAKVRRDLLRFLIEAAERGETVVGYGAPGKGNTLLNHCGIRPDLLPYTVDRNPYKHGRFTPGTRIPILPPEQIAADRPDYVLVLPWNLRDELVEQLSFLHAWGGRLVFPIPELSIVEVTS, encoded by the coding sequence ATGACACGATGCCGACTCTGCGGCTCGGCGACGCTGGCGAGCGTCGTCGATCTGGGGGCGACCCCGCCGTGCGAGAGCTTTCTCGCCGCGGACCGACTGGACCAGCCGGAACCGGCCTACCCGCTGCACCTGCGGGTCTGCACCGACTGCTGGCTCGCGCAGATTCCTCCGCTGATCACGCCGGAGGAGACGTTCACGCAGTACGCGTACTTCTCCTCCTACTCGACCTCCTGGGTGGAGCACGCGCGCACGTTCGTCGCCGACGCCGCCGAGCGGGTGGGTCTGGGCCCCGACGCCTTCGTGGTCGAGGTCGCGAGCAACGACGGGTACCTGCTGAAGCACGTGGTGGACCGGGGGATCCGCTGCCTGGGCATCGAGCCGTCGGTGAACGTCGGCGCCGCGGCGCGGGAGAAGGGGGTGCCCACGCTCACGGAGTTCCTGACCCCGGAGACCGGCACGGCCGTCCGCGCCGAGCACGGCCCGGCGGACCTGGTCGTGGCCAACAACGTGTACGCGCACATCCCCGACGTCGTCGGGTTCACCCAGGGGCTGCGCGCCCTGGTCGCCGAGGACGGCTGGGTCTCCATCGAGGTGCAGCACCTGCTGACCCTGATCGAGCAGAACCAGTACGACACGATCTACCACGAGCACTTTCAGTACTACACGGTCGCGTCCGCGATCCGGGCGCTGGCGAGCGGCGGACTCTCCCTCGTGGACGTCGAGTTGCTGCCCACGCACGGCGGCTCCATCCGGCTGTGGGCCCGGCCCACCGAGGTGGCGGGCGAGCCGAATCCACGGGTGGCCGACGTGCTGGCTCGGGAGAAGGCAGCCGGGCTCCAGGAACTGTCCGGGTACACCGAGTTCTCCGCCCGGGTGGCCAAGGTGCGCCGGGACCTCCTGCGGTTCCTCATCGAGGCGGCCGAGCGCGGCGAGACGGTCGTCGGCTACGGCGCCCCGGGCAAGGGCAACACCCTGCTCAACCACTGCGGCATCCGGCCCGACCTGCTCCCGTACACGGTCGACCGCAACCCCTACAAGCACGGCAGGTTCACCCCGGGCACCCGCATCCCGATCCTGCCGCCCGAGCAGATAGCCGCCGACAGACCGGACTACGTGCTCGTCCTCCCGTGGAACCTGCGGGACGAACTGGTCGAGCAACTGTCCTTCCTCCACGCCTGGGGCGGCCGCCTGGTCTTCCCCATCCCGGAACTGAGCATCGTCGAGGTCACGTCGTGA
- a CDS encoding glucose-1-phosphate cytidylyltransferase — protein MKVVLFCGGYGMRMRSGAADDVPKPMAMVGPRPLIWHVMRYYAHFGHTEFILCLGYGAHHIKNFFLTYEETASNDFVLRGGRTELLSTDISDWTITFAQTGIESPIGERLRRVRHHLDGDEMFLANYADVLTDAPLPEMIDSFAQRDAGASMMVVPPQSSFHCVELGENGLVGGITAVSELPLWENGGYFVLRQEVFDHIPENGDLVADGCAQLAKRGRLVAHRHRGFWKPTDTVKERAALDAAYARGDRPWAVWEQDRAGVGA, from the coding sequence ATGAAGGTCGTTCTGTTCTGCGGCGGCTACGGGATGCGGATGCGGAGCGGTGCCGCGGACGACGTGCCCAAGCCGATGGCGATGGTCGGCCCGCGACCGCTGATCTGGCACGTCATGCGCTACTACGCGCACTTCGGGCACACGGAGTTCATCCTGTGCCTCGGCTACGGGGCGCACCACATCAAGAACTTCTTCCTCACCTACGAGGAGACGGCGTCCAACGACTTCGTGCTGCGAGGCGGGCGGACCGAGCTCCTCTCCACCGACATCTCGGACTGGACGATCACGTTCGCGCAGACCGGCATCGAGTCGCCGATCGGGGAGCGGCTGCGCCGGGTGCGGCACCACCTGGACGGCGACGAGATGTTCCTCGCCAACTACGCCGACGTGCTCACGGACGCCCCGCTGCCGGAGATGATCGATTCCTTCGCCCAACGCGACGCCGGTGCGTCGATGATGGTGGTGCCGCCGCAGTCCTCGTTCCACTGTGTGGAGTTGGGCGAGAACGGCCTGGTGGGGGGCATCACCGCGGTGAGCGAACTGCCGCTGTGGGAGAACGGCGGCTACTTCGTGCTCCGCCAGGAGGTCTTCGACCACATACCGGAGAACGGGGACCTGGTCGCCGACGGATGCGCCCAACTGGCCAAGCGGGGCCGCCTCGTGGCGCACCGGCACCGCGGCTTCTGGAAGCCGACCGACACCGTGAAGGAACGGGCCGCGCTGGACGCCGCCTACGCCCGGGGCGACCGCCCGTGGGCCGTGTGGGAACAGGACCGCGCGGGGGTGGGGGCGTGA